ACATTTCCACAAAATTGGTCATCTCAAGGCTCATGACCACCGTAGCCATAATCCTTTTCTCATAAGTTCGGTATTCTTTGTAACTATCCCAACTGGTGCTCTCGTGGGATTCATCTTTGTTTAGCACAAGGGTGCCGGTAATTGTCAGGGTGGCGTCGAAGCAGCCTGAATTGGGGATAATCCTCGTGAATCGCTTTTTGCCGACCGTTTCAGGCCCGTCATGGTAATCGCATACTCCAGCGACTTCCAGCGTGTCCTCGGTGGCCTCTTCGCATTGAGGGGGCCTGTATAATACCTCATCGCGTATCTTCCCGCCGGTAGTGTTAAAAACCCGCCATCCGTCTATCAATTCTCCGCTTTTGAGGTCTCCTTTCTCGACCCGGAGGGCGACCCTTACATTATCGGGCATTGTTTCATTGAATTGGTTCTTGATGGCGGAGATTTTCAGCTTGTAAAGGGGAGGAAATCTTGAATGGTCGTCCACTTCCAGAGACAGGCCGGACGGTGTTTCTTTCATCCTGATTGTTGTCCCGACATCCCCCTTGTCGAAATGAATTCTGGAAGATGAAATGGTTGAAGGAGGGACACTTCCTATAATTAATCCATCATTCGGAAGGTAACTGATTCCATCAACCTCAATCTCTGCGTCTTCATCGTAAAAATAACTTCCTTCCTCTTCAGAGGGCTCGGGAACCCAATCGATCAGGTCACTTCCGGTATCGTAAACCTCGCCGTTTTTAAGGGAAATCAGTTTATGCTCGATATACACCTGGGCAATGGTAGGGACAAACTCAGCCTTATCGAAAATGGTTTTGACGTCAAACCATTGAAGATTACCATTTGGTGTGGTTATGGGTTCTTCCAGTTTGATCCTTTCGTGAACCACATGACGAACGACCGCCTTTTCGCCGTTGGTGGAGTTTTTGATCGTTGCTGTAGACCTGATCTCGTATTTTGCCTTTCCCGTCTTTTTTCCGTGCCGGGTGGTGTGCCCGTCAGGGTGTTCAATGATGGTATAAAAGTCCGCACAGGGGTTTTTATTCACAAATTCTATCCATGCCGTCAAACTTCGTTCGACCTGGGCGGTAAAATGTGAGCCACCCTGTTGGGCCTGGTCCCAACCTATCCATTCTTCAAAATTGGGGATATCTCCCTCCATGCGAAATTTCTTTATTTCAACGAGCGGGTTTTCGCATTCCTCGCAGCTGCCCTGAGATAGAGCGGTATTTGCTGAAGAAAAGAAAAGGACCAGCGTCAATAAAGCCCATGATGCAATAACCGATGTTTTTGCCATATTTTTGGGCGTAGAGGGTGTCATCATGCAAGGTGTCTCCTCTCTGGTTGATCATTTCAGGACTGACAGGCTGAAATCTTTCAAAAAAAATAATCCTGCAGTTTGCTGCAGGAAAAACCATAATAGCATATCGTTGGTGTCCGAAAAAGAATTTGTCCCTTCAAACAAGGGCTCCGAAGAAAATCCGTAGCCCTGCTTTATCCGCCTTCGCAGAAGACCACGGGCTTTCCCGTGGGGCTCCATATACGGGCACAAGTTGGAAAACCGAAAAGCTTATCAGAATTATGGAAATTTTTGCATGCATCGATCAATTGTGATAGCATCCTATACATCATTTTCATGTGGGCGTTTTCTCTGAAAATTCTTTTATGCGACCCTATGAGCTATAAGACAATCACCTATGAAGAGAGGGATAAGGTCGGAATCCTTTGTCTGAACCGGCCCCGGAAGCGAAACGCCCTTTCCAGGGGTCTATTGGAGGAATTCACATCCTGTATTAAAGATGCGGGTAGGCGCGGATCGGTGAGGGTGATCATCATCCGGGGGGAAGGTGAACATTTTTGCGCCGGTCATGATCTCGTGGAGATCCTTGAAGAGGATCAAGTCGGAATCCGGGGGCTTTTCGAGGCCTGCATTCGATTGATGAATCTTCTTCAACAGATCCCTCAGCCCGTCATCGCCCAGGTCAGGGGGGTGGCTACGGCCGCGGGTTGCCAGTTGGTGGCTGCAAGCGACCTTGCTGTTGCTGAAGAAGGGGCGCTGTTTGCAACCCCCGGAGTGAAGATCGGGCTTTTTTGTTCTACACCCATGGTGCCCTTGAGCCGGGCTGTTGGGCGGAAGAGGGCCCTGGAGATGCTTTTTACCGGCAGGTTTGTGAGCGCCCGCGAGGCCCTGGATTTCGGATTAATCAACCGGTTGGTTCCCCTTGAGAAGCTTGAAGAGGAAACCTGGAAACTGGCCCGTGACATTGCCCGATACAGTCTGGCCACCCTTGGTTTGGGGAAGCGTGGCTTCTACCGCCAGTGGGACATGGCGGAGGGCCAGGCCTATGAGTTCGCGAAGGAGTTGATCGCGGCCAATGCCTTGATGGAGGATGCAAAGGAGGGAATCAGCGCTTTTCTCGAGAAGCGGAAGCCCAGGTGGAAGGATGGGGAATAGAAAAGGGCCCCTTCACCAATGGGAATACTTATTCGGGGGAGCCTGCAATCGAAGGCCCCCCTGTTTATATCGATCAGAGAAGGAGAGGTAAAAAATGCCCGAACAATCAAGGATGGATCCCGAAATGCTTTCAATGGTTCTTGACACCTTGTCCAAACTGGAAAGGGAAAAACTCACGTTGGAGGCCAAGCTTGAGATGGACCGGAGCGGTGAATTCCCGGAAGAACTGGTCCGGTTCATGCTGGGACCCGACATGGCCCTGCACCTGATATTTATCCCGGAGGAGTACGGCGGACTGGGTGCCGGTGCCATGGACATCGCGGTCATTTCCGAAAAAATGGCCAGGATGGATATGGCGTTGGCCACGTCTTTTCTGGCTATCTGCCTGGGCAT
This window of the Deltaproteobacteria bacterium genome carries:
- a CDS encoding enoyl-CoA hydratase, with translation MSYKTITYEERDKVGILCLNRPRKRNALSRGLLEEFTSCIKDAGRRGSVRVIIIRGEGEHFCAGHDLVEILEEDQVGIRGLFEACIRLMNLLQQIPQPVIAQVRGVATAAGCQLVAASDLAVAEEGALFATPGVKIGLFCSTPMVPLSRAVGRKRALEMLFTGRFVSAREALDFGLINRLVPLEKLEEETWKLARDIARYSLATLGLGKRGFYRQWDMAEGQAYEFAKELIAANALMEDAKEGISAFLEKRKPRWKDGE